Part of the Labilibaculum antarcticum genome, ACTTACTGCAAAGGCAGGATTTGATGGCGCAAGAATCAAGGCAGAATTAAAATCAGCTTCAGCTCCTGTTGGTATTCGTTTAACAACGGATAAAACAACACTTTCGGCAGATGGCTATGATGTTGCTCATGTAATTGCTCAGCTAGTTGATAAAGATGGAAATGAAGTGAAGATATCTAATGAGAAGTTGACTTTTAGCTTGGATGGAGATGCCACAATTCTAGGTGTAGACAATGGATCAAACAAAAGTATTCAGGATTATCAGTCTAATGAATTGCTTACATCTCAAGGACGTGGTATGCTTTTAATACAATCATTAAAACAAAAAGGTAGTATTGTTATTAATGCTTCCGCAGATGGTTTAAAAAGCAATCGAATACAGATTGAAATAAAATAATTTGGAACTCAGAAATGTAAATTACAAACATTAATTTTTATAGCTATCATGAAAAATTTAATAACGATATGTTTGATATTCTTGACTTACAATTATTGTGTAGCCCAGAGAGTTGAAGAACCGAAAGATTCCTGGATTACCAAAAGTCTTGCAGATAAAGGCAAATTTATCTTGCAAACTAAAGATAGCGTTGTTTGGGGATGTGCTCCAATTTATGATGAGAAGGGAAAAGTTCATGTTTACTATTCAACTTGGGCGAAAAGTGGTCATTGGCTTACAAACAGTAAAATAGCACATGCTGTTGCTGATCATCCTGAAGGGCCATATAAAAAACTAGGCATAATTTTAGAAGGTCGCAAAGGATACTGGGATGCAAATACCATTCATAATCCAAATATCCAGAGAGTTGATGGGAAATATGTAATGCTTTACATTGGAAATGATACGCTAAAGCAAGATGACTGGAGAACGAGGGCAAAATCAGCAAATACGCAACGGGTAGGAATGGCCATAGCCGATTCTCCAAATGGTCCTTGGAAACGATTTGACAAACCGATTATTGAAGTTTCAAAAGACAGCATGGCTTGGGATGGATATTGTACCGTAAATCCATCTTTTATGAAACATCCTAATGGAGAATATTGGATTTATTATCGTTCTTGGGATAGACGCAATGACGATAGACGAAAAACGGGTGTCGCTATGGCAAAAAAACTAGAAGGACCTTATGTGAAATATGAGGGGAATCCAATAATAGACTTTCCAGAACGCGGCGGACAGACCGAAGATCCATACTTTTTTCACTACAAAAATAAGTTTCATTGTCTGATTAGAGATATGGGCCATTTCGATTGGTACAGCGGATTGTATCTGGAATCGGAAGATGGTTTGCATTGGGGCGAATATCAGCGTAGTCATCATAAAGGTTCACATTATTTTCCAGTTTCAGAAAAAGCCAGGTACGAAAGGGTACAAGTTCTTTGGAAGGATGGACAGCCAGAATATTTATTCAATGCAATTTTTAGAGAAGATGGATGTCATTCAGGAGCGGTGCTTCAAATCGATCAATCAAAATTAAAAGAATAGGCTAATCAAACTCTATATGAACATACACATTAAAAATATAAGAATACTTGCAGCTTTTTTAATGCTGATAATCAGCAGTTGTACCTCAACAAAGAGAAAGGGAGAAACGAATGCACCTATTATTAATCCCGATGCAATAAGTGTAGATGTCATCGTTCCAGAACATGGAATGGCCGATCCACATGCTTGGGTTCAAAACGATACGGTTTTCGTTATTTGTGGTCATGACGAGTCTTGGGAAGGAAAAGGTTCTTTTCGTATGGATCGTTGGGAAGTTTGGTCCTCTACCGATTTAAAGAATTGGGAGCACCACAGAGATATTCTTCCATCTCAAACCTATATTGGCGATCATCCCAATTGTTGGGCTGGTGATATCTGCGAAAGAAATGGGAAGTATTATTGGTTCTTTTCAAACCGAAATATCAATACAGGTGTTGTCGTAGCTGATAAAATTACAGGAGAATACAAAGATTTACTCGGAAAGCCTTTGTTGCCAAAAGGGATTGTTCCAGTACATCCTTACGATCCTGAGATTTATATTGAAAATGGAGAATATACGATTTGCTTTGGAGTGAATACTTATTACATGGCTACTTTGGCTGAAGATATGAAATCCTTAGTGACAGAGCCTAAAGCAATTTTAGTTAAAGATGAGAATGGCGAAGAGGTAAGCACAGACGATAAACCAACTTTGTTCAAGCGCAATGATTGGTATTATTTGGTATTTGGCAGTCGTTATGCAATGTCGAAGAATTTATATGGACCATACGATTTTAAAGGTGCTTTTTTATCTGGTGGACATACCAGCTTTTTCGATTGGCACGGGCAAAAATATGTACTTCAGGAAAATCATGACATTAGTGCATTCTACCGTGGGGCAAGTTTAAAACCAGTATTCTTTAATCAAGACGAAAGCATTTACATTCCTAAGTATGATAGGATGTATCCTGCACCAGGAAGGCCATTTGAATTTAAGAATAGCACCATGGGATGGAAAGCTGTGAATGGCACAAATCTAGTCTTTAAAGAAGGTATTCTTAGCGGAAATATCAAGCAAAAGAATGCGGTAATTCAAAGTGCACCTTGGTTATATACCGACACTCGAATCTGTTCTAAAGTAAGTTTTAAGATAAAGAACAATAGTGATGCGAAGGAATTAAAGTTTGCTATTTATACTCGAAACCAAGGTCATGAATTTTGGACTAAAGGCACCGAACCAATTGGCTGGAATAAGCAGCAATGGCTTACAATTCCAATTAGTTCTAACGATTCGGATTTTGTCACTTACTCAATCGATTTGTCTCAATTTAAAGAAGTAAATGAACGATTGATGCAAATTGCTTTGCAACCAGCAGCCGATACAAATTCAGGCTCTTGGGAAATTGATGAAATCATGATAAAATAGAATTCAAAAACTGTTGGCCTTTCTTAACTTTTCATGAATGAAAAAGCAGACTTATTTGTTAAGTTATAGAATACCCCCCTTTAAGCAATTCATTTATACCGAAAGTCTTTATTTCAGGTAAAATGTATAGTCGTGTTGAGGTTTTGTTCAGTTTTTGAATAGTATTAATGGAGATATTTCAAGATCATTAAACTTAACTTTAACTGATTCTTATTGCTACATAAGTTGAATGGGAGAATGATATAATTGAAAATTAGAACTACATATTCATGAAAAAGCTATTAAGTGTTTTCATTTTGCTCTGTTTGTTTGCTCAAATTAGTATTGCTCAAATTAAAACATGGCAATCGCCTAAAGAAAACAAAACAATTCAATGTGCACAATGGGAAGTAAATGATTTGGTGTATTCTGTTCAAGAAGATGTAGATAAGCCTTTCAATAAAGAAGTGTTTGCTATTGTAACAGGAGAAGAAGGGATGCAGAAAATTCCTTTGTTTTATGGTGGCGATCACAATTGGGTATTTCGTTATTCAAGTGCTAGCGTGGGTGCGAAGTCTTTTGTTCTTCAATCAGAAATTAAGGCTTTAAGTGGCAAAAAAGGAAAATTTCTGATTACTGAAAATACAAAACAAGACCGTCATGGTGGTATTGTTCTAAAAAAGGATAATCCACAACATCTGTTTTACGAAGATGGATCGCACTATTTCAATTTAGCTTTCGAATGTGATTGGTTATTTGCTTTGGATTATGGACAAGAAGAAATTAGCAAAACCAAGCATTTATTATCTCTGGTAAATAAATATAAATTTAATCAGATCGTAATGAATGTGTATTCGTACGATGTTTCGTGGCCAAAGGATAAAAGATTGGAACAATATCCAGAACATGAATATGGCAGTCGTGAAGATATTTTTCCATTTCTAGGATCCAATTCAGAACCAGACTTTAGCTCTTTAAATGTTGATTTCTTTAAACATTTCGATAAGGTAATCGCAGAAATGCACGACAAAGAAATTGTTAGTCATTTAATGATTTACGTCTGGAACAAATTGGAGAACTGGCCTGATATGGAATCGGAAGCCGATAACATGTATTACGATTATGTAGTTAAAAGGTATCAAGCATTCCCGAATATGGTTTGGGATGTCTCAAAAGAAGCATTGCATTACACAAGAGCCACAAAAGAATATATTTCAGAGCGTATTGAGCGAACTAGAAATTTGGATTCGTACAATAGATTGGTATCTGTTCACGATTATGGTTTTTGCAGAAATCACAAAGATCAAGTGGATTTTATCTCCATGCAAAACTGGCAACATACTTTGTATCAAAACATGCTAAATGCGCGCAAAGATTTCCCGAACAAACCCATTTTTAATATTGAGCATGGTGGATATGAGGAATCCCCATATGTTGTATTTCCTGGTGCTTATGATGATGCAGAAGCTTGTTTGAGAAGAAATTACATGTGCATTTTTGCTGGTGGATATTCTACGTATTACTGGCAAGGAGTATCGTGGAATGCAATCATTCACAATCCATTTGAACAGCCAGAAGATTTCAGTAAACCTCATTTTGAATATTTCAAACACATGAGATCTTTGTTTGATTCCGTTCATTTTGAAAATTGCGAACCACTTAGCAGATACAATACGGCTGGGTACAACCTAACCAACGAGAAGGATGGTATTGTTTTAGTTTATGCTCCAAAAGAAAACAATTGGGTAGGTGCAAATAAAATTATCTCAGATAAATTCAATCCTGAAAATGCTACCAAGCAGTGGTTTAATACACTTACCGGTGAATTTTCGGAAGAGGTGAAATATGTGAAAAAATCACTTGAGTTTTGGGATTGGAGACCGTGGAAAGGTGAAGCAGATGCAATCTTGATTATTAGAGGTTTAGAAAAGAAAAAGAAATGATAGAAGAATTTTAAGCTATTCGTGGTAAGAATTATTCGAATATTAAAAAATAAAAAATGCAAATTAAAATATACTTCTTGGTTTTGTGTTTGAGTGTAAATTTCACTCTTTTCGCTCAGGTAAATACTAATTCTAGTTATTCAACACCAGAAATTGATGCTAAAGTTGAAGCTTTGATGTCGGGCATGACCATGGATGAAAAGCTGGCACAAATCATGGGTACTCGTATTCGGGATATCATGGTAGACGGTAAAGTTTCACTCGAAAAATGTCGGGAACACATTCCTTATGGAATTGGGCATTTTTGTCAGTTTTCTTCAGGACAAGCACTTTCGCCAGAAGAATTGAGAGACTTGGTGAGAGAAATTCAGCATTATTTAATGACTGAGACAAGGCTGAAAATACCTGCTATTTTTCACGAAGAAGCGATAACCGGTTTTGCAACGCAAGGAGCAACAACTTTTCCTCAACAAATAGGAGTAGGTTGTACTTGGAATCCAGAATTGGTAGAGAAAAACACCAGTTCAACAGCGCAAAATATGCGTGCGGCTGGCGCTACTTTTGCTCTTTCTCCAATGCTCGATTTGAGCAGAACAGCTCATTGGAATCGGCATCAGGAAAGTTACGGCGAAGATGCATATTTAACTTCGAGAATGGGAGTTGCTTTTGTGCAAGGATTACAAGGAAACGATTTTAAGACAGGAGTAGCGGCAACCGTGAAACACTTTGCAGGATATGGTACCAAAAATAACAACTCAAAAATGTTGTATGAAGAGTATTTGATGCCGCATGAAGCTTGTTTTAAAATTGCAGGAGCAAAAAGTGTGATGCCATCTTATGGAGTTTACAAAGCATTACCCGTAGCAGCTAGTCCAACTATGTTGGATCAAATACTACGTAGAGATGCAGGTTTCGATGGCTTGGTTGTAAGTGATTATGGAGCCATTACAATGCTGTATAAAAAATATAAGGTAGCAAAAGACAGTACGATGGCTGCTGCTTTGGCTCTAAATGCAGGTATGGATATTGAATTATCATCGCCAAGCATGTTTCCGAAATTAAGAGAAGCTCTCAATCAAGGTTTGGTAACTGAAGAATTGATTGATGCAGCGGTGAAGCGTTCCTTAATCATGAAAGCCAAATTAGGGTTATTAGATAAGAATCCGATTATTGGAAAAGACGGAGCTTTGGATTTTGATCCTCCGGCATTTCGGAAATTGGCATACGAAACAGCTTGCCAATCTATTGTATTATTAGAAAATGATGGAATCCTTCCCTTAAAAAAGGAGGTTAAAAAGATTGCTTTGGTGGGACCTAATGCCGCAAATGTGTTTGGTTTGCTGGGAGACTATACTTATCAAGGAATGCGCTCTTTCTGGAAACAAACCACATTTGATGCCAATAATCCAAAACTAGTTACCGTAAAAGAAGGTCTTGAGAGCAGATTGGCTAAGGATGTTCAGATTAAACATGAACGTGGATGTGATTGGAGTGCTGCATTGGAAGCAAAAATTGACAAAGAGGGTTTTGGTGATAGCCGAATTGAAAAACTTAAGATGATGACCGTAAGCGGTCTTCCGCAACCCAATTTGAAAAATGCGATTAAGATTGCAGAGGAAAGTGATGTGATAATAGCTGTTATGGGTGAAAACCTATACCTAAATGGAGAGGGAAGATGGCGTAATGGCATCAAATTACCGGGAGAGCAAGAAGCTTTTGTTGAGCAGTTAATCGCAACAGGAAAACCTGTAGTTTTGGTCATGTTAGGTGGTCGTCAGCAAGTGATTAGTAAGTTTTCGGATCAATGTGCAGCTGTTGTTCAAGCTTGGTTCCCAGGGGAAGAAGGTGGTAATGCAATTGCTGATGTTCTTTTAGGAAATGTGAATCCATCCGGCAAGCTATGTGTTTCTTATCCGCGCACTGAAGAGAAAGTGGAAATTAACTATCAGGATGGCTACGAAAAGAAAGAATTGGTACAATATCCTTTTGGTTATGGACTCTCTTATACTCAATATGAGTACAGTAATATGAATATGAAATCTAAAGTTGACATTACTGATGAGCGTTTTTCTATTTCGTGTACAGTGAAAAATACTGGATCTGTTGATGGTACAGAAGTAGTTCAATTGTATGTGTCTCCAAAGAATACCAATTCTACCATGAAACCAATTTTATTGAAAGGTTTTCAAAGAGTTAATTTGAAAGCAGGAGAAGAAAAAGAAATAAGCTTTAAAGTTTCTCCACAACAATTGGTCGAATACAAAAAAAATCAATGGATCATTGAAGCGGGTAAGTATGAGTTTAAGCTTGGTGCTTCTTGTACAGATATACGTTTAAAAGATGAAATTGAAATATCAGGGGGAAATTTAATTCTTGAAAAAGGAAGAGACGTTTTCTTTTCAGATAATGAGTAGTTTTTGATGTTTGTATTCATATACCTACTGCCAAAATACTTTTTACAGCCTGAAGGGAATAATTATTTAATGTTAGTTTGTGTAAAGAACCACAAATTATAAATATTACATAAAATGA contains:
- a CDS encoding family 43 glycosylhydrolase codes for the protein MNIHIKNIRILAAFLMLIISSCTSTKRKGETNAPIINPDAISVDVIVPEHGMADPHAWVQNDTVFVICGHDESWEGKGSFRMDRWEVWSSTDLKNWEHHRDILPSQTYIGDHPNCWAGDICERNGKYYWFFSNRNINTGVVVADKITGEYKDLLGKPLLPKGIVPVHPYDPEIYIENGEYTICFGVNTYYMATLAEDMKSLVTEPKAILVKDENGEEVSTDDKPTLFKRNDWYYLVFGSRYAMSKNLYGPYDFKGAFLSGGHTSFFDWHGQKYVLQENHDISAFYRGASLKPVFFNQDESIYIPKYDRMYPAPGRPFEFKNSTMGWKAVNGTNLVFKEGILSGNIKQKNAVIQSAPWLYTDTRICSKVSFKIKNNSDAKELKFAIYTRNQGHEFWTKGTEPIGWNKQQWLTIPISSNDSDFVTYSIDLSQFKEVNERLMQIALQPAADTNSGSWEIDEIMIK
- a CDS encoding glycoside hydrolase family protein; translation: MKNLITICLIFLTYNYCVAQRVEEPKDSWITKSLADKGKFILQTKDSVVWGCAPIYDEKGKVHVYYSTWAKSGHWLTNSKIAHAVADHPEGPYKKLGIILEGRKGYWDANTIHNPNIQRVDGKYVMLYIGNDTLKQDDWRTRAKSANTQRVGMAIADSPNGPWKRFDKPIIEVSKDSMAWDGYCTVNPSFMKHPNGEYWIYYRSWDRRNDDRRKTGVAMAKKLEGPYVKYEGNPIIDFPERGGQTEDPYFFHYKNKFHCLIRDMGHFDWYSGLYLESEDGLHWGEYQRSHHKGSHYFPVSEKARYERVQVLWKDGQPEYLFNAIFREDGCHSGAVLQIDQSKLKE
- a CDS encoding glycoside hydrolase family 3 N-terminal domain-containing protein, with product MQIKIYFLVLCLSVNFTLFAQVNTNSSYSTPEIDAKVEALMSGMTMDEKLAQIMGTRIRDIMVDGKVSLEKCREHIPYGIGHFCQFSSGQALSPEELRDLVREIQHYLMTETRLKIPAIFHEEAITGFATQGATTFPQQIGVGCTWNPELVEKNTSSTAQNMRAAGATFALSPMLDLSRTAHWNRHQESYGEDAYLTSRMGVAFVQGLQGNDFKTGVAATVKHFAGYGTKNNNSKMLYEEYLMPHEACFKIAGAKSVMPSYGVYKALPVAASPTMLDQILRRDAGFDGLVVSDYGAITMLYKKYKVAKDSTMAAALALNAGMDIELSSPSMFPKLREALNQGLVTEELIDAAVKRSLIMKAKLGLLDKNPIIGKDGALDFDPPAFRKLAYETACQSIVLLENDGILPLKKEVKKIALVGPNAANVFGLLGDYTYQGMRSFWKQTTFDANNPKLVTVKEGLESRLAKDVQIKHERGCDWSAALEAKIDKEGFGDSRIEKLKMMTVSGLPQPNLKNAIKIAEESDVIIAVMGENLYLNGEGRWRNGIKLPGEQEAFVEQLIATGKPVVLVMLGGRQQVISKFSDQCAAVVQAWFPGEEGGNAIADVLLGNVNPSGKLCVSYPRTEEKVEINYQDGYEKKELVQYPFGYGLSYTQYEYSNMNMKSKVDITDERFSISCTVKNTGSVDGTEVVQLYVSPKNTNSTMKPILLKGFQRVNLKAGEEKEISFKVSPQQLVEYKKNQWIIEAGKYEFKLGASCTDIRLKDEIEISGGNLILEKGRDVFFSDNE
- a CDS encoding apiosidase-like domain-containing protein, whose product is MKKLLSVFILLCLFAQISIAQIKTWQSPKENKTIQCAQWEVNDLVYSVQEDVDKPFNKEVFAIVTGEEGMQKIPLFYGGDHNWVFRYSSASVGAKSFVLQSEIKALSGKKGKFLITENTKQDRHGGIVLKKDNPQHLFYEDGSHYFNLAFECDWLFALDYGQEEISKTKHLLSLVNKYKFNQIVMNVYSYDVSWPKDKRLEQYPEHEYGSREDIFPFLGSNSEPDFSSLNVDFFKHFDKVIAEMHDKEIVSHLMIYVWNKLENWPDMESEADNMYYDYVVKRYQAFPNMVWDVSKEALHYTRATKEYISERIERTRNLDSYNRLVSVHDYGFCRNHKDQVDFISMQNWQHTLYQNMLNARKDFPNKPIFNIEHGGYEESPYVVFPGAYDDAEACLRRNYMCIFAGGYSTYYWQGVSWNAIIHNPFEQPEDFSKPHFEYFKHMRSLFDSVHFENCEPLSRYNTAGYNLTNEKDGIVLVYAPKENNWVGANKIISDKFNPENATKQWFNTLTGEFSEEVKYVKKSLEFWDWRPWKGEADAILIIRGLEKKKK